One genomic segment of Diceros bicornis minor isolate mBicDic1 chromosome 13, mDicBic1.mat.cur, whole genome shotgun sequence includes these proteins:
- the KCNAB2 gene encoding voltage-gated potassium channel subunit beta-2 isoform X2 — protein MYPESTTGSPARLSLRQTGSPGMIYRNLGKSGLRVSCLGLGTWVTFGGQITDEMAEQLMTLAYDNGINLFDTAEVYAAGKAEVVLGNIIKKKGWRRSSLVITTKIFWGGKAETERGLSRKHIIEGLKASLERLQLDYVDVVFANRPDPNTPMEETVRAMTHVINQGMAMYWGTSRWSSMEIMEAYSVARQFNLIPPICEQAEYHMFQREKVEVQLPELFHKIGVGAMTWSPLACGIVSGKYDGGIPPYSRASLKGYQWLKDKILSEEGRRQQAKLKELQAIAERLGCTLPQLAIAWCLRNEGVSSVLLGASSVDQLMENIGAIQVLPKLSSSIIHEIDSILGNKPYSKKDYRS, from the exons GAACCTGGGCAAGTCGGGCCTGCGGGTCTCCTGCCTGGGGCTCG GAACATGGGTGACCTTCGGAGGCCAGATCACCGATGAG ATGGCAGAGCAGCTAATGACCTTGGCCTACGACAATGGCATCAACCTCTTCGATACTGCAGAAGTCTACGCAGCTGGCAA GGCTGAAGTCGTGTTAGGAAACATCATCAAGAAGAAGGGCTGGAG ACGgtccagcctcgtcatcaccaccaaGATCTTCTGGGGAGGAAA AGCGGAGACCGAGAGGGGCCTTTCCAGGAAGCACATAATAGAAG GTCTGAAGGCCTCCCTGGAGCGGCTGCAGTTGGACTACGTGGACGTGGTGTTTGCCAACCGCCCGGACCCCAACACGCCCATGGAAG AGACCGTGCGCGCCATGACCCACGTCATCAACCAAGGGATGGCCATGTACTGGGGCACATCGCGCTGGAGCTCCATGGAGATCATG GAGGCCTACTCTGTGGCCCGGCAGTTCAACCTGATCCCGCCCATCTGCGAGCAGGCCGAGTACCACATGTTCCAGCGCGAGAAGGTGGAGGTGCAGCTGCCCGAGCTCTTCCACAAGATAG GAGTGGGCGCCATGACCTGGTCCCCTTTGGCCTGTGGCATCGTTTCCGGAAAGTATGATGGTGGCATCCCACCCTACTCGAGAGCCTCCTTGAAG GGCTACCAGTGGCTGAAGGACAAGATCCTGAGTGAGGAGGGCCGGCGCCAGCAGGCCAAGCTGAAGGAGTTGCAGGCCATCGCCGAGCGCCTGGGCTGCACCCTCCCCCAGCTGGCCATAG CCTGGTGCCTGAGGAATGAGGGGGTCAGCTCCGTGCTCCTGGGCGCTTCCAGCGTGGACCAGCTGATGGAGAACATTGGAGCTATACAG GTCCTTCCAAAACTGTCGTCTTCCATTATCCACGAGATCGATAGTATTTTGGGCAATAAACCCTACAGCAAAAAGGACTACAGATCCTAA
- the KCNAB2 gene encoding voltage-gated potassium channel subunit beta-2 isoform X3, translated as MAEQLMTLAYDNGINLFDTAEVYAAGKAEVVLGNIIKKKGWRRSSLVITTKIFWGGKAETERGLSRKHIIEGLKASLERLQLDYVDVVFANRPDPNTPMEETVRAMTHVINQGMAMYWGTSRWSSMEIMEAYSVARQFNLIPPICEQAEYHMFQREKVEVQLPELFHKIGVGAMTWSPLACGIVSGKYDGGIPPYSRASLKGYQWLKDKILSEEGRRQQAKLKELQAIAERLGCTLPQLAIAWCLRNEGVSSVLLGASSVDQLMENIGAIQVLPKLSSSIIHEIDSILGNKPYSKKDYRS; from the exons ATGGCAGAGCAGCTAATGACCTTGGCCTACGACAATGGCATCAACCTCTTCGATACTGCAGAAGTCTACGCAGCTGGCAA GGCTGAAGTCGTGTTAGGAAACATCATCAAGAAGAAGGGCTGGAG ACGgtccagcctcgtcatcaccaccaaGATCTTCTGGGGAGGAAA AGCGGAGACCGAGAGGGGCCTTTCCAGGAAGCACATAATAGAAG GTCTGAAGGCCTCCCTGGAGCGGCTGCAGTTGGACTACGTGGACGTGGTGTTTGCCAACCGCCCGGACCCCAACACGCCCATGGAAG AGACCGTGCGCGCCATGACCCACGTCATCAACCAAGGGATGGCCATGTACTGGGGCACATCGCGCTGGAGCTCCATGGAGATCATG GAGGCCTACTCTGTGGCCCGGCAGTTCAACCTGATCCCGCCCATCTGCGAGCAGGCCGAGTACCACATGTTCCAGCGCGAGAAGGTGGAGGTGCAGCTGCCCGAGCTCTTCCACAAGATAG GAGTGGGCGCCATGACCTGGTCCCCTTTGGCCTGTGGCATCGTTTCCGGAAAGTATGATGGTGGCATCCCACCCTACTCGAGAGCCTCCTTGAAG GGCTACCAGTGGCTGAAGGACAAGATCCTGAGTGAGGAGGGCCGGCGCCAGCAGGCCAAGCTGAAGGAGTTGCAGGCCATCGCCGAGCGCCTGGGCTGCACCCTCCCCCAGCTGGCCATAG CCTGGTGCCTGAGGAATGAGGGGGTCAGCTCCGTGCTCCTGGGCGCTTCCAGCGTGGACCAGCTGATGGAGAACATTGGAGCTATACAG GTCCTTCCAAAACTGTCGTCTTCCATTATCCACGAGATCGATAGTATTTTGGGCAATAAACCCTACAGCAAAAAGGACTACAGATCCTAA